Proteins found in one Anabas testudineus chromosome 1, fAnaTes1.2, whole genome shotgun sequence genomic segment:
- the pvalb7 gene encoding parvalbumin-7 isoform X2, with translation MVMTDLLKAEEIKKALDAFAAETFDPRKFFEMVGMRAMSAENVKKVFQVLDVDGSGFIEEEELKFVLKGFAKDGRDLTDAETKAFLKAADKDGDGKIGIDEFEALVHE, from the exons ATGGTGATGACAGATCTGTTGAAAGCTGAGGAGATCAAGAAAGCACTTGATGCCTTTGCAG CAGAAACATTCGACCCCAGAAAGTTCTTTGAAATGGTGGGAATGAGGGCCATGTCAGCTGAGAACGTCAAGAAGGTCTTCCAGGTTCTGGATGTGGATGGTAGCGGATTCATAGAAGAGGAAGAGCTCAA GTTTGTACTGAAGGGCTTTGCCAAGGACGGCAGAGATCTGACTGATGCTGAGACAAAAGCATTCCTCAAAGCCGCAGACAAAGATGGAGATGGAAAGATTGGTATTGACG agttTGAGGCATTGGTGCACGAGTAG
- the pvalb7 gene encoding parvalbumin-7 isoform X1, producing the protein MAGKMVMTDLLKAEEIKKALDAFAAETFDPRKFFEMVGMRAMSAENVKKVFQVLDVDGSGFIEEEELKFVLKGFAKDGRDLTDAETKAFLKAADKDGDGKIGIDEFEALVHE; encoded by the exons CTGGAAAAATGGTGATGACAGATCTGTTGAAAGCTGAGGAGATCAAGAAAGCACTTGATGCCTTTGCAG CAGAAACATTCGACCCCAGAAAGTTCTTTGAAATGGTGGGAATGAGGGCCATGTCAGCTGAGAACGTCAAGAAGGTCTTCCAGGTTCTGGATGTGGATGGTAGCGGATTCATAGAAGAGGAAGAGCTCAA GTTTGTACTGAAGGGCTTTGCCAAGGACGGCAGAGATCTGACTGATGCTGAGACAAAAGCATTCCTCAAAGCCGCAGACAAAGATGGAGATGGAAAGATTGGTATTGACG agttTGAGGCATTGGTGCACGAGTAG
- the baiap2l2b gene encoding brain-specific angiogenesis inhibitor 1-associated protein 2-like protein 2 isoform X2 → MSGASSDQLHRSTITVYSNLMEHFNPGLQKLVALGNSYVKAFQALAVCSEAYFSAVAKMGDQALHTLSSRSLGDVLIQISETQRRLTAEMEGVFRWFQVEVLQAMEKNVKLDEEYIDGSRKVYELEVRNQAEALEKQLRRGTYRDSLENSEYMMYLRQSQQEILKEEERRYRFLAEKHCGLTQSLLFLINKTGGSLQQKADGWKEKVNETRGSRPRTPTHLDQELRGSVSSLLQTVARDEDMSWARREQQALGRVPSRAPSPLPSRSRSSSVGESLGLGGGRAMRALVSHPTSSNPKLLPFNRGETVTVLVQEPRNGWLYGRTDSSLRQGWFPAAYVAPIEDVSNALATSGGSLRSHSMNNLLDPTETYTDQSESKSFGDVPPPATPNRRASVDCRPVSPLSEKTLESDVDTKKSYSEHLPPPPPPPPPPPQSQNLRRGSADFQPISPLPERKGESASDVQRHKPICHCKASSHDDQ, encoded by the exons CCTTAGCTGTTTGCAGTGAGGCCTACTTCAGTGCTGTAGCTAAGATGGGTGACCAAGCTCTCCACACGCTTTCATCTCGCTCTCTTG GAGACGTCCTGATCCAGatatcagaaacacagaggaggctcACTGCTGAGATGGAGGGAGTG TTTCGGTGGTTCCAGGTTGAAGTGCTGCAAGCCATGGAGAAGAATGTCAAATTGGATGAGGAGTACATTGAT GGTAGTCGCAAAGTATATGAGCTGGAGGTGAGGAATCAGGCAGAGGCTCTGGAGAAACAGCTCAGACGAGGAACTTACAGAGACTCTCTG GAAAATAGTGAATACATGATGTACCTCAGGCAGAGCCAACAGGAGAtactgaaggaggaggagaggaggtatCGCTTTTTGGCAGAGAAGCACTGTGGCCTCACTCAGTCACTACTGTTTCTAATAAACAAG ACTGGTGGATCTCTCCAGCAAAAGGCAGATGGTTGGAAGGAGAAAGTGAACGAGACCAGAGGATCCAGACCTCGAACTCCCACCCATTTGGACCAAGAG TTGCGAGGTTCAGTGAGCTCCCTGCTACAGACTGTAGCCAGAGATGAGGACATGTCCTGGGCCAGGAGGGAGCAACAGGCACTGGGCAGAGTGCCCTCTAGAG caCCATCCCCTCTTCCCAGTCGTTCTCGCTCCAGCTCAGTGGGGGAATCTCTAGGTTTAGGAGGGGGGAGAGCCATGAGAGCCCTGGTGTCTCACCCCACCTCATCCAACCCAAAGCTTCTACCTTTCAACAGGGGAGAGACTGTCACCGTATTGGTCCAGGAGCCACGCAATGGCTGGCTGTACGGTCGCACTGACAGCAGCCTGCG TCAGGGCTGGTTCCCTGCTGCTTATGTGGCTCCTATTGAAGATGTGTCCAATGCTTTAGCAACAAG TGGTGGTTCCCTAAGAAGCCACAGTATGAACAATCTGCTGGACCCCACTGAGACCTACACTGACCAGTCAGAGAGCAAAAGCTTTGGCGATGTCCCACCCCCAGCCACCCCTAATCGCAGAGCTTCCGTAGACTGCCGGCCGGTTTCTCCACTCTCTGAGAAAACACTGGAGTCAGATGTGGATACCAAGAAGAGCTACAGTGAACACctacctccccctcctccacctccacctcctcccccacAGAGTCAGAATCTTAGGAGGGGTTCTGCAGATTTTCAACCAATCTCTCCCCTCCCTGAAAGGAAGGGTGAATCAGCATCAGATGTCCAG AGGCACAAACCCATTTGCCACTGTAAAGCTTCGTCCCACGACGACCAATGA
- the baiap2l2b gene encoding brain-specific angiogenesis inhibitor 1-associated protein 2-like protein 2 isoform X1, producing MSGASSDQLHRSTITVYSNLMEHFNPGLQKLVALGNSYVKAFQALAVCSEAYFSAVAKMGDQALHTLSSRSLGDVLIQISETQRRLTAEMEGVFRWFQVEVLQAMEKNVKLDEEYIDGSRKVYELEVRNQAEALEKQLRRGTYRDSLENSEYMMYLRQSQQEILKEEERRYRFLAEKHCGLTQSLLFLINKTGGSLQQKADGWKEKVNETRGSRPRTPTHLDQELRGSVSSLLQTVARDEDMSWARREQQALGRVPSRAPSPLPSRSRSSSVGESLGLGGGRAMRALVSHPTSSNPKLLPFNRGETVTVLVQEPRNGWLYGRTDSSLRQGWFPAAYVAPIEDVSNALATSGGSLRSHSMNNLLDPTETYTDQSESKSFGDVPPPATPNRRASVDCRPVSPLSEKTLESDVDTKKSYSEHLPPPPPPPPPPPQSQNLRRGSADFQPISPLPERKGESASDVQALSPHGPPENPLFPRGTNPFATVKLRPTTTNDRSAPRIH from the exons CCTTAGCTGTTTGCAGTGAGGCCTACTTCAGTGCTGTAGCTAAGATGGGTGACCAAGCTCTCCACACGCTTTCATCTCGCTCTCTTG GAGACGTCCTGATCCAGatatcagaaacacagaggaggctcACTGCTGAGATGGAGGGAGTG TTTCGGTGGTTCCAGGTTGAAGTGCTGCAAGCCATGGAGAAGAATGTCAAATTGGATGAGGAGTACATTGAT GGTAGTCGCAAAGTATATGAGCTGGAGGTGAGGAATCAGGCAGAGGCTCTGGAGAAACAGCTCAGACGAGGAACTTACAGAGACTCTCTG GAAAATAGTGAATACATGATGTACCTCAGGCAGAGCCAACAGGAGAtactgaaggaggaggagaggaggtatCGCTTTTTGGCAGAGAAGCACTGTGGCCTCACTCAGTCACTACTGTTTCTAATAAACAAG ACTGGTGGATCTCTCCAGCAAAAGGCAGATGGTTGGAAGGAGAAAGTGAACGAGACCAGAGGATCCAGACCTCGAACTCCCACCCATTTGGACCAAGAG TTGCGAGGTTCAGTGAGCTCCCTGCTACAGACTGTAGCCAGAGATGAGGACATGTCCTGGGCCAGGAGGGAGCAACAGGCACTGGGCAGAGTGCCCTCTAGAG caCCATCCCCTCTTCCCAGTCGTTCTCGCTCCAGCTCAGTGGGGGAATCTCTAGGTTTAGGAGGGGGGAGAGCCATGAGAGCCCTGGTGTCTCACCCCACCTCATCCAACCCAAAGCTTCTACCTTTCAACAGGGGAGAGACTGTCACCGTATTGGTCCAGGAGCCACGCAATGGCTGGCTGTACGGTCGCACTGACAGCAGCCTGCG TCAGGGCTGGTTCCCTGCTGCTTATGTGGCTCCTATTGAAGATGTGTCCAATGCTTTAGCAACAAG TGGTGGTTCCCTAAGAAGCCACAGTATGAACAATCTGCTGGACCCCACTGAGACCTACACTGACCAGTCAGAGAGCAAAAGCTTTGGCGATGTCCCACCCCCAGCCACCCCTAATCGCAGAGCTTCCGTAGACTGCCGGCCGGTTTCTCCACTCTCTGAGAAAACACTGGAGTCAGATGTGGATACCAAGAAGAGCTACAGTGAACACctacctccccctcctccacctccacctcctcccccacAGAGTCAGAATCTTAGGAGGGGTTCTGCAGATTTTCAACCAATCTCTCCCCTCCCTGAAAGGAAGGGTGAATCAGCATCAGATGTCCAG GCACTGTCACCCCACGGACCACCTGAAAACCCTTTGTTTCCAAG AGGCACAAACCCATTTGCCACTGTAAAGCTTCGTCCCACGACGACCAATGACAGATCTGCTCCACGGATCCACTGA